The following proteins are co-located in the Apium graveolens cultivar Ventura chromosome 5, ASM990537v1, whole genome shotgun sequence genome:
- the LOC141660151 gene encoding uncharacterized protein LOC141660151, with product MTDYHTVPPPPPEDKKRVPQAGSIHIILGGSHIGGDSRKAMDIYAREAKDKPLTNVNHLSQRPPELFEREADDIVFKENDAKWVHYPHTDALVIKIKIGTVNVHRAMVDTGSSADVLTYDAYKKLGLLDRELTSTGGHLYGFTGNSIGVKGTIRLPITIGEEPHVATQIALFTVVDQPCAYNVIVGRPLMRAMRMVTSIHHMTIKFPTPTGVGFLKSCQYESRVCYNQALRVAESGSASKEMVEPGEGDVLMEEAEGRKRVRPEGHETCNLISIEELPENYFEHMGIQVELHPGALLMEASQPIILVQEGIVEEASDEEESPEQIAVRLRKGKWAREETTITMDLPNGITRTVTTTSERLINPARAHQPELEDTKGLTITEMGKSSEARADLDPRMPPMVERVGAAEDTILIVVDPNDPFKVLRIGSDLSPDLREDLARFLRENLDVFAWLHSAMIGIDPNVMCHRLNLDPKKKGVRQKRRPISGERAEALREEVDRLMEAGLVREAFYPMWLANPVLVKKPNGKWRTCVDFTDLNKACPNDNQEHTSFITDRGLYCYIGMPFGLLNAGATYQRLVNKMFKHQLGKTMKAYVDDMLVKSKEARDHVRHLAELFQILREYRMKLNPQKCVFGVESGKFLGFIVNRGIEANPTKIRALLEMRSPRRVKDVQSLTGRVASLNRFVSKSSNKCKEFFKEIKGVGRNIKWTKECEEAF from the exons ATGACTGATTATCATACCGTCCCTCCTCCACCCCCAGAAGACAAAAAGAGGGTACCTCAGGCTGGTAGcattcatattattctaggcgggtctcacATTGGTGGAGACAGCCGGAAGGCAATGGACATATATGCCCGGGAAGCAAAGGACAAGCCCCTCACCAACGTCAACCATCTAAGCCAAAGGCCCCCGGAGCTCTTTGAAAGGGAGGCCGATGATATCGTGTTTAAAGAGAACGATGCAAAATGGGTGCATTACCCTCATACAGATGCCCTGGTCATAAAAATAAAGATTGGGACAGTGAATGTTCACCGGGCAATGGTGGATACCGGGAGCTCAGCTGATGTTCTAACTTATGATGCATACAAGAAGCTAGGATTGTTGGATAGAGAATTAACCTCGACAGGAGGACACCTGTACGGGTTCACAGGAAACTCGATCGGAGTAAAAGGGACAATTCGGCTCCCGATAACCATAGGAGAAGAGCCTCATGTGGCCACCCAGATCGCATTGTTTACGGTTGTAGATCAACCTTGTGCCTACAATGTTATAGTGGGCAGGCCCCTtatgagggcaatgaggatggtgacctcgatcCATCACATGACGATAAAATTCCCAACCCCCACGGGGGTAGGCTTCTTGAAGAGCTGTCAATACGAATCAAGGGTCTGCTACAACCAGGCACTCAGGGTGGCCGAGTCAGGAAGTGCATCAAAGGAGATGGTCGAACCGGGTGAAGGCGATGTCCTCATGGAAGAGGCTGAAGGCAGGAAGAGAGTACGTCCTGAGGGACATGAGACTTGTAACCTGATTTCAATCGAGGAATTGCCCGAGAACTATTTCGAGCACATGGGGATTCAGGTGGAACTGCACCCAGGGGCCTTGCTAATGGAAGCCTCTCAGCCCATCATATTGGTACAAGAGGGAATTGTGGAAGAGgcaagtgatgaagaagagagcccAGAACAAATCGCTGTAAGACTTAGGAAAGGGAAGTGGGCACGCGAAGAAACAACAATAACTATGGATCTGCCTAACGGAATCACTCGCACTGTCACTACGACCTCTGAACGCTTGATAAATCCGGCCCGAGCTCACCAGCCGGAGCTCGAGGATACAAAAGGTTTGACAATCACAGAAATGGGAAAATCGAGTGAGGCTCGAGCAGACTTAGACCCGAGAATGCCCCCAATGGTCGAGAGGGTTGGGGCCGCAGAGGACACAATCCTGATCGTGGTAGACCCAAATGATCCCTTCAAGGTACTCAGAATAGGCTCTGACCTAAGTCCTGACTTGAGGGAGGATCTAGCCCGCTTCCTAAGGGAGaatttggatgtctttgcatggtTACACTCTGCTATGATAGGGATTGACCCAAATGTTATGTGCCACCGGCTCAACTTGGACCCGAAAAAGAAGGGGGTTAGACAAAAGAGACGGCCGATTAGTGGAGAGAGGGCAGAGGCCCTCAGAGAAGAAGTGGATAGATTAATGGAGGCAGGACTTGTGAGGGAAGCCTTCTACCCCATGTGGCTGGCCAACCCCGTGCTTGTCAAGAAGCCCAATGgcaagtggaggacatgtgtagaCTTCACCGACCTGAACAAAGCTTGCCCGAATGACA atcaggagcacacctcctttATTACTGATCGGGGCCTCTACTGCTACATCGGGATGCCCTTCGGACTCCTTAATGCGGGGGCAACCTATCAGAGGCTGGTGAAtaagatgttcaaacatcagttgGGGAAGACTATGAAGGCCTATGTAGATGACATGCTGGTGAAGTCAAAAGAAGCAAGGGATCATGTCCGCCACCTAGCAGAATTGTTCCAGATCCTGAGGGAGTATAGAATGAAGCTCAACCCCCAGAAATGTGTGTTTGGGGTCGAATCGgggaaatttttgggatttattgtcaACAGAGGCATCGAGGCCAACCCCACCAAGATACGAGCCCTACTCGAGATGAGATCCCCTCGACGGGTGAAGGATGTTCAAAGCTTAACGGGACGAGTGGCTTCCTTGAACCGCTTTGTCTCAAAATCCTCCAATAAATGCAAGGAGTTCTTCAAAGAAATTAAAGGAGTGGGGAGGAATATTAAGTGGACAAAAGAATGTGAGGAAGCTTTTTAG